From Polyodon spathula isolate WHYD16114869_AA chromosome 24, ASM1765450v1, whole genome shotgun sequence, one genomic window encodes:
- the LOC121298705 gene encoding free fatty acid receptor 2-like, translating to MALTPHSQLILSVYIVTFVMGLPANILAFYTFSVKVRSKPTPIDVFLLNLTVSDLIFLLFLPFRMVEVCQDMLWVLPSFLCPLSNFIFYSTIYMSTFLLMGVSLERYLGVAYPIKYKMYRKAKYAVWASIVFLVVSTAHCSIVFIIQYQNETLNDSFCYDNFTVKQLKILLPVRLEFFFLLFCIPFLITSFCYINSIRILTSLPNISRRKKQRAIGLAVATLLVFILCFAPYNISHIVGIVKDQNPKWRMDALLSSTFNACLDPIIFYFSSNQVQNSVRKCTSGVLERIRTIGFCKRLCPLASTIDEQMESSSNNL from the coding sequence ATGGCTCTGACACCACACAGTCAGCTTATCCTGTCTGTTTATATTGTGACCTTCGTGATGGGGTTACCCGCCAACATCCTGGCCTTTTACACCTTCAGCGTGAAAGTCCGCAGCAAACCGACTCCCATTGACGTCTTCCTTCTCAACCTGACCGTTTCGGATCTCATCTTTCTTCTCTTCCTGCCTTTCCGGATGGTCGAGGTCTGCCAAGACATGCTTTGGGTGCTTCCCTCCTTCCTGTGCCCTTTGAGCAACTTTATATTCTACTCCACCATCTACATGAGCACATTCCTTCTAATGGGGGTCAGTTTGGAGCGATACCTTGGGGTGGCCTACCCTATCAAGTACAAGATGTACCGCAAGGCCAAGTATGCTGTCTGGGCGAGCATTGTCTTCTTGGTCGTATCGACTGCTCACTGCAGCATTGTCTTCATCATCCAGTACCAGAATGAGACTCTGAATGATTCCTTTTGCTATGACAATTTCACAGTCAAGCAACTTAAAATACTTCTACCAGTCCGTTTGGAATTCTTCTTCTTGCTCTTTTGCATCCCCTTCCTCATCACCTCCTTTTGCTACATAAATTCTATCCGGATCCTTACCTCCCTGCCAAACATCAGCCGTCGAAAGAAGCAGAGAGCCATCGGGTTAGCTGTGGCGACACTGCTGGTCTTCATCCTCTGCTTCGCCCCTTATAACATCTCCCACATAGTGGGGATTGTGAAAGATCAAAATCCCAAGTGGCGCATGGATGCTCTCCTTTCCAGCACCTTCAACGCCTGCTTGGATCCCATCATCTTCTACTTTTCCTCAAATCAAGTTCAGAATAGCGTCAGAAAGTGCACATCAGGGGTCCTAGAAAGGATACGAACCATCGGTTTTTGTAAAAGACTTTGTCCGCTGGCGTCCACAATTGACGAGCAGATGGAGAGCAGCTCTAACAATTTGTGA
- the LOC121298704 gene encoding free fatty acid receptor 2-like translates to MALTPHSQLILSVYIVTFVMGLPANILAFYTFSVKVRSKPTPIDVFLLNLTVSDLIFLLFLPFRMVEVCQDMLWVLPYFLCPLSGFIFYSTIYISIFFLMGISVERYLGVAYPIKYKINHKPMYAIMASVFFWVISTAHCSIIYIVQYQKPGNGTQNVSICYEYFTKEQLNILLPVRFEMFVVLFCIPFLITSFCYISFIRILTTLPNISRRRKQRAIGLALGTLLVFILCFCPYNLSHVVGFVKWQSPTWRVDALLLSTFNACLDPIIFYFSSAEVQNSVRNCISGILGRIRATDLCKILYPAVYTVNGQMESSSNNL, encoded by the coding sequence ATGGCTCTGACACCACACAGTCAGCTTATCCTGTCTGTTTATATTGTGACCTTCGTGATGGGGTTACCCGCCAACATCCTGGCCTTTTACACCTTCAGCGTGAAAGTCCGCAGCAAACCGACTCCCATTGACGTCTTCCTTCTCAACCTGACCGTTTCGGATCTCATCTTTCTTCTCTTCCTGCCTTTCCGGATGGTCGAGGTCTGCCAAGACATGCTTTGGGTGCTTCCTTACTTCCTGTGCCCTTTGAGCGGCTTTATATTCTACTCCACCATCTACATCAGCATCTTTTTTCTAATGGGGATCAGCGTGGAGCGATACCTTGGGGTGGCCTACCCTATCAAGTACAAGATTAATCACAAGCCTATGTACGCCATCATGGCAAGCGTGTTTTTCTGGGTCATATCGACCGCTCACTGCAGCATCATCTACATTGTCCAGTACCAGAAACCAGGGAATGGGACTCAGAATGTATCCATTTGTTATGAGTATTTCACAAAAGAGCAACTTAATATACTTCTACCAGTCCGCTTCGAAATGTTCGTTGTCCTCTTTTGCATCCCCTTCCTCATCACCTCCTTCTGCTACATCAGTTTCATCCGGATCCTTACCACCCTGCCGAACATCAGCCGTAGAAGGAAGCAGAGAGCCATCGGGTTGGCTCTGGGAACGCTGCTGGTCTTCATCCTCTGCTTCTGCCCTTATAACCTCTCCCACGTGGTGGGGTTTGTGAAATGGCAAAGTCCCACGTGGCGCGTGGACGCTCTGCTTCTCAGCACCTTCAACGCCTGCTTGGATCCCATCATCTTCTACTTTTCCTCAGCTGAAGTTCAGAACAGTGTCAGAAACTGTATATCAGGGATCCTAGGAAGGATACGAGCTACCGATCTTTGTAAAATACTTTATCCTGCGGTGTACACAGTTAACGGGCAGATGGAGAGCAGCTCTAACAATTTGTGA
- the LOC121298706 gene encoding free fatty acid receptor 2-like: MTMALTSLQQLILSVYIVTFVMGLPANILAFYTFFMKVRRKPAPIDILLLNLTISDLIFLFFLPFRMVEVCQDMLWVLPYFLCPLSSFIFYSTIYMSTFLLMGISVERYLGVAFPVKYKMNRKPIYAACVGIFFWVISTAHCSIVYIVQYQKPGNGTQNFSICYEGFTKEQLDLLLPFRFEMFIVLFCIPLLITSFCYINLIRILTSLPYINHQRKQRAIGLALGTLLVFILCFCPYNISHVVGFVKGKSPTWRVMTLLLSTFNTCLDPIIFYFSSSEVQNSVRNCVSGVLGRIQAIRFCKRLSSGVHS; the protein is encoded by the coding sequence ATGACAATGGCTCTGACATCCCTTCAACAGCTTATCCTGTCTGTTTATATCGTGACTTTTGTGATGGGGTTACCCGCCAACATCCTGGCCTTTTACACCTTCTTCATGAAAGTCCGCAGAAAACCGGCTCCCATCGACATCCTCCTTCTCAACCTGACCATTTCGGATCtcatctttcttttcttcctgccTTTCCGGATGGTCGAGGTCTGCCAAGACATGCTTTGGGTGCTTCCTTACTTCCTGTGCCCTTTGAGCAGCTTTATATTCTACTCCACCATCTACATGAGCACATTCCTTCTAATGGGGATCAGTGTGGAGCGATACCTTGGAGTGGCCTTCCCTGTCAAGTACAAGATGAACCGCAAGCCCATATACGCTGCCTGCGTGGGTATTTTCTTCTGGGTCATATCGACTGCTCACTGCAGCATCGTTTACATCGTCCAGTACCAGAAACCAGGGAATGGGACTCAGAATTTTTCCATTTGCTATGAGGGCTTCACAAAAGAGCAACTTGATCTTCTTCTTCCATTCCGCTTCGAAATGTTCATTGTCCTCTTCTGCATCCCCTTACTGATCACCTCCTTTTGCTACATCAATTTAATCCGGATCCTTACCTCCCTGCCGTACATCAACCATCAAAGGAAGCAGAGAGCCATCGGGTTAGCTCTGGGAACGCTGCTGGTCTTCATCCTCTGCTTCTGCCCTTATAACATCTCCCATGTGGTGGGGTTTGTGAAAGGTAAAAGTCCCACGTGGCGTGTGATGACTCTGCTTCTCAGCACCTTCAACACCTGCTTGGATCCCATCATCTTTTATTTTTCCTCATCTGAAGTTCAGAACAGTGTCAGAAACTGCGTATCAGGTGTCCTAGGAAGGATACAAGCTATTCGTTTTTGTAAAAGACTGTCCAGCGGCGTACACAGTTAA
- the LOC121298591 gene encoding free fatty acid receptor 2-like, whose product MEEEPQEEYLEKLSLTIYTITMILGLPSNVLALIVSIKNARNQRATPNEVYMINLCLANLVFIAWLPIKTLETFTNQWTFPSFLCLLYNFFHFSTIYASTMFLTAISGGRFLSIAFPIHYKLYKKVRNSWLVCLVLWAIVLGHVALVFITERNGGQYFVSPSDNNISTCFDNFTQEQLDFLVPLRLEMAVVLFFVPLLVTAFCYLSCVVLVLRSSLNPARKNRVIGVAVSTLLIFVACFAPYNISHVVGFIQHQNVWWRREALLTSTCNAFLVPIVFFFLSSSLEHSFRQSWLSVKERWSSVKHKAVPFCTKRSG is encoded by the coding sequence ATGGAAGAAGAACCTCAGGAAGAATACCTGGAAAAGCTCTCGTTGACCATCTACACAATCACGATGATATTAGGGTTGCCATCCAATGTGTTGGCCCTTATAGTGTCTATCAAGAATGCCAGAAATCAAAGAGCAACCCCTAATGAGGTCTACATGATCAACCTGTGCTTAGCCAACTTGGTGTTCATCGCCTGGTTGCCCATTAAAACCCTGGAGACCTTTACAAACCAATGGACCTTCCCAAGCTTTCTCTGCCTGCTTTACAACTTCTTCCACTTCAGCACCATCTATGCCAGCACAATGTTCCTAACAGCAATTAGTGGAGGTCGCTTCCTGAGTATTGCCTTTCCAATCCATTACAAGCTTTACAAAAAAGTCAGGAACTCCTGGCTGGTCTGTTTGGTCCTCTGGGCTATTGTTTTGGGTCATGTGGCTTTGGTGTTCATCACCGAAAGAAATGGGGGCCAGTATTTTGTCTCCCCTTCCGATAACAACATCTCCACCTGCTTTGACAACTTCACCCAGGAGCAACTGGATTTCCTTGTCCCCCTACGCTTGGAGATGGCTGTGGTTCTCTTCTTTGTCCCCTTACTTGTCACAGCTTTCTGTTACCTGAGTTGTGTGGTGTTGGTGCTGAGATCCAGCCTGAATCCAGCACGGAAAAACAGGGTTATCGGAGTAGCCGTGTCCACTCTGCTAATTTTTGTGGCCTGTTTTGCACCATATAACATCTCCCATGTGGTTGGCTTCATCCAGCACCAGAACGTGTGGTGGAGAAGAGAGGCTCTCCTGACCAGCACTTGCAATGCTTTTCTGGTGCctattgtctttttctttctgtcGTCTTCTCTGGAGCACAGTTTTCGACAGTCCTGGTTGTCGGTGAAGGAGAGATGGTCTTCTGTCAAGCATAAAGCTGTTCCGTTCTGCACAAAAAGAAGTGGGTGA